A stretch of DNA from Microlunatus capsulatus:
GACGACTTCTGGGACCTGGCCCGGCAGCTCGACGGCGTCGAGCAGGTCGACCACGGCCGCTACGTGCACGTCCTCACGCACGGCCACGGCTTCGGCTACCTGTGGCTGCCCACCCAGACGGTGGGGCTCAAGCAGGAGCTCAGCGAGCAGATCGCCCTGGTGGCCGAGAGGCCGGACGTGTTCGAGGTCCAGTTCACGACCGGCGCTTTCGGCTGGGTCGTCGTCCACCTCGCCGGCGTCGAGCGCGGTGAGCTCGCCGAGCTGACGTACGAGGCCTGGCGGCTGACGGCGCCGGCCTCCGTGGTCGCCGAGCGGGGTGACCGGCTGCCGCTCTGACGGTGCCGCCGCGCCGGTCCGCCGGTCC
This window harbors:
- a CDS encoding MmcQ/YjbR family DNA-binding protein, coding for MGASSDDFWDLARQLDGVEQVDHGRYVHVLTHGHGFGYLWLPTQTVGLKQELSEQIALVAERPDVFEVQFTTGAFGWVVVHLAGVERGELAELTYEAWRLTAPASVVAERGDRLPL